In the genome of Oceanococcus sp. HetDA_MAG_MS8, the window TCGCCTTCCCACCACACATCACCCGCTTCCAGCGCTTCGCGCTCGGTGGAGGTCATGTCGGGGAGTACGGCCTTGAAGCCCTTGAAGATGGGCTTGGTGACCACAGCACGACGCACGGCCGTGATGTTGAACAGGGCGGCCAGCGGCAGGAAAATGGCCAGGGCCACGGTCAAGCCTGTGCTGCCCATGGCTCCGACCTGGTTTAGGCCCACAAAATAGGCCAGGAAGGCCGCTGTCCAAATCCACAGCTTGGCGCCTTTGTAAGCCAAGGCCCAGAACAGGGCGAGGCCGGCGAGCAGAGAGAGTGTTGTCGTCATGGAAATGACTCCTGTGTGTTTTCTCGGGGGAGAAAGGGATCAGCCCGCTTTGCGAACCGGTTCTAAAACCGGTTGCCGCGGAACCAAAGTGTTGATGCACAGCCGCAGGTATTCCTGCATATCCGAACCCTGTGGCAATGCATCGGGGTTATCACGCGCTAGCTGCAGGCCGCCCACAAATGTGGAATAGGCGAAGGTGGCCCAGCGTCGCGCTTCTTCTGGAGCTTGCCCGAGCGCGATATAGCAATCTCGGACAAATTCCAGCCGACGTTTGGTGACACGACGGATGAATTCACCAATGACGGGGTCGTCACTGGCCGCTGCCAACGCCAACATTAAACGGCCGGTGCGTGAGGACGTCGTGGCCTCGCGGAACACGGCGTTCAGGCGCTTACGAGGATCGTCGATCGTTTGTGCTAACGCGAAGATGTCATCGGTTTCGCTTTTTTCCCAGAGCGCCAAGGCAGCCTGAATGAGGGCCTGACGGCTGCGGAAGTGCCAGTAGAAGCTGCCTTTGGTCACATTCAGCTCACGCGCCAACGACTCCACGGACACAGCAGCCAATCCTCCACGCGCAATGGCGTCGAGTGCGGCGGCGGCCCAGTCGTCAGCGGTGAGGTTGGCTTGCTTCATTCATCCATACGCTTGCGTATTGTGCGAGGCAACATACCACTGCGTATGGAGGGCCGTCAAGCCGGAATTTGTGTTGCGCAGCCGGCCAATCCCCAGCGTCAAAAAGGTCGTCAACGAATTTGCTACCAAGGTCTGACGATCTTTTGACTCAGGTCAATTTGACCTTCGCGCTTGGGCTCTAGCCTGTAGCTGCACTTGAACAACAAACACTGGGAAGGACCCAAACATGAACATGCGCAATCGCTCCACTCTGACCGCTGCTGTGCTCGGCCTCAGCAGTTTGACTGCCCCCGCATGGGCCTATGAGGCTGGTGACTGGATTGTGCGTGGCGGCTTAGCAGGAGTCTTTCCTCAGGACTCCAGCAGTGAGGTGGGCCCATTTCCCGACAGTGGCGTCAGTGTTGATAACGGCTACGGTGTTGGCATTTCCTTGAGCTACATGATGAGCTCT includes:
- a CDS encoding TetR/AcrR family transcriptional regulator, giving the protein MKQANLTADDWAAAALDAIARGGLAAVSVESLARELNVTKGSFYWHFRSRQALIQAALALWEKSETDDIFALAQTIDDPRKRLNAVFREATTSSRTGRLMLALAAASDDPVIGEFIRRVTKRRLEFVRDCYIALGQAPEEARRWATFAYSTFVGGLQLARDNPDALPQGSDMQEYLRLCINTLVPRQPVLEPVRKAG